A window of Deinococcus terrestris contains these coding sequences:
- a CDS encoding OmpA/MotB family protein, with protein sequence MSRRRPTPDDLNPYVALTDTALNFILLMVFFVAALTAVGRVSWEDVRYKEAQKVFQQAVERMIPARQQPRANGGKNDPPGTQRWVFRNSALFEPGRATLSRTGRVTLNQFAKVLRTNKNTWRRIRVEGHTLPTQNRSGDRWEEATDRAAAVARYLVSRGDIAPYYIATSGRGGQSPLPDTALTDPAHARIEIVLEYAKQSASDAGAP encoded by the coding sequence ATGAGCCGTCGTCGGCCCACGCCTGATGACCTGAACCCCTATGTCGCCCTGACGGACACGGCCCTGAACTTCATCTTGTTGATGGTGTTTTTCGTGGCAGCCCTGACTGCCGTGGGCCGCGTCAGCTGGGAGGACGTACGGTACAAGGAGGCCCAGAAGGTCTTTCAACAGGCGGTTGAGCGGATGATTCCGGCCCGGCAGCAGCCTCGCGCCAACGGCGGCAAGAACGATCCTCCAGGTACGCAACGCTGGGTGTTTCGCAACAGCGCCCTGTTTGAGCCGGGCCGCGCCACTCTCAGCCGCACGGGGCGGGTCACGCTGAATCAGTTCGCGAAGGTGCTGCGAACCAACAAGAACACCTGGCGGCGCATCCGGGTCGAGGGGCATACACTGCCGACCCAGAACCGCAGCGGTGACCGCTGGGAAGAGGCCACCGACCGTGCCGCGGCCGTGGCACGCTACCTGGTGTCGCGGGGTGATATCGCTCCGTACTACATCGCCACGTCGGGGCGTGGGGGACAAAGCCCATTGCCGGACACGGCCCTGACCGATCCGGCGCATGCCAGAATCGAGATCGTGCTGGAGTACGCCAAACAGTCGGCCTCGGATGCAGGAGCGCCGTGA
- a CDS encoding MerR family DNA-binding transcriptional regulator, protein MGVSPRMLKVWDRDGLLCPSARTAGGHRRYTEVDLTSY, encoded by the coding sequence CTGGGGGTCTCTCCCCGGATGCTGAAGGTGTGGGACCGCGACGGGCTGCTGTGCCCGTCCGCCCGCACCGCCGGGGGCCATCGGCGCTACACCGAGGTCGACCTCACGAGCTATTAG
- a CDS encoding WD40 repeat domain-containing protein kinase family protein, translating to MFILEFFPPDARRFGLLVLLPEERKRQLATWLDRARAWSQGPGASLHRPLEVFERNATGYVVLSEPLGRTLATQVASAGPLSGEAAVRLVERLAQSAAELLEAGLPVGEMDPSRVSLAGDQQWLTLGWADGGQEAYRAPEQWMGPDTETWARVLYSLGAVAHFAVTGQIPPAATHRALGMPLPPLPVGLPPGLENFLEQATQLAAHQRPPSLRGVAGLLRGQSGPPAGAGRHPAGQGLRVAAHRSWVTHLAMRGQVLVSAGADQQVRVWTMDGNPVSTLEGLRAAPVGLRLLSTGIVVADARGRVHCWAGNTYHSADSGSGIERLCALGEDRVVTLGDRQQLHLWRVPEVQALGQDAQAGQHVTALHEGHDGTLVLGTRHGEVLRYDPQRMQRVTLLSGLQGSVTSLVMGPRGHIFAACGSAVHLVGKGEIAILPTGVQALAVGGRSESLFVAAGRSVYRINRPGDAPQPLLESAVSVRCLSATGTHLAAGLEDGQLEVVPLSEREAGR from the coding sequence GTGTTCATCCTGGAGTTCTTCCCACCGGATGCGCGCCGCTTTGGGCTTTTGGTGCTGCTTCCCGAAGAGCGCAAGCGTCAGCTGGCCACCTGGCTCGACCGGGCACGGGCCTGGAGTCAGGGACCGGGAGCATCGCTGCATCGGCCGCTCGAGGTCTTCGAGCGGAACGCGACCGGGTACGTGGTGCTCTCGGAGCCGCTCGGCCGAACGCTGGCCACCCAGGTGGCCTCCGCTGGGCCTCTCTCGGGTGAAGCGGCGGTGCGCCTGGTCGAGCGCCTGGCCCAGAGCGCTGCGGAACTGCTGGAAGCGGGCCTGCCTGTGGGGGAGATGGATCCCTCCCGGGTCTCGCTGGCGGGTGACCAGCAGTGGTTGACCCTGGGCTGGGCCGACGGCGGTCAGGAGGCCTACCGCGCCCCGGAACAGTGGATGGGCCCGGACACCGAAACGTGGGCCAGGGTGCTCTACAGCCTCGGGGCCGTGGCCCATTTTGCCGTGACCGGACAGATTCCCCCAGCGGCCACTCACCGAGCGTTGGGAATGCCGCTGCCGCCTTTGCCTGTCGGACTGCCCCCGGGGCTGGAGAACTTTCTGGAGCAGGCCACGCAGCTCGCGGCCCATCAGCGCCCCCCATCCCTGAGGGGCGTGGCGGGTCTGCTCAGGGGCCAGTCCGGACCGCCGGCTGGTGCTGGGCGGCACCCCGCTGGTCAGGGCCTGCGCGTCGCGGCCCATCGCAGCTGGGTCACCCACTTGGCCATGCGGGGGCAGGTCCTGGTGAGTGCGGGCGCAGATCAGCAGGTAAGGGTCTGGACGATGGACGGGAACCCCGTCAGCACCCTGGAAGGCCTGCGGGCCGCTCCGGTCGGGTTGCGGTTGTTGTCGACCGGCATTGTGGTGGCCGACGCCCGGGGCCGCGTGCATTGCTGGGCAGGCAATACCTACCATTCGGCCGACAGTGGGAGCGGGATCGAACGGCTGTGTGCCCTGGGAGAGGACCGCGTGGTGACGCTGGGGGATCGGCAGCAACTGCACCTGTGGCGGGTGCCGGAGGTGCAGGCCTTGGGGCAAGACGCCCAGGCTGGCCAGCACGTGACGGCGCTGCACGAGGGGCACGACGGAACGCTGGTGCTGGGGACCCGCCATGGTGAGGTTCTGCGCTACGACCCCCAGCGGATGCAGCGTGTCACCCTGCTGAGTGGACTCCAGGGTTCGGTCACCAGTCTGGTCATGGGACCCAGAGGGCATATCTTCGCCGCGTGTGGTTCCGCGGTGCATCTGGTTGGCAAGGGGGAGATCGCCATCCTCCCCACAGGTGTACAGGCTCTGGCTGTGGGTGGACGGTCCGAGAGCCTCTTCGTGGCTGCGGGTCGCTCGGTGTACCGGATCAATCGGCCCGGTGACGCTCCCCAGCCCCTGCTGGAAAGCGCAGTGTCCGTGCGCTGCCTGAGTGCGACGGGGACCCATCTGGCCGCGGGCCTGGAAGACGGTCAGCTGGAAGTGGTGCCGTTGTCTGAGCGGGAGGCTGGCAGATGA
- a CDS encoding deoxycytidylate deaminase, translated as MIHDFIQHDAEKLLRALKPFSRTGDPVPVTPPMSLLLAGVLNTPDQLRIVAAITRLHQRGYLYSRDANPWFDPYGLRGERAALGLEPLKKAMEAAYPNPTPAPAPEAPSRPSWDEMGLRTAQLWSERSADDKFKVGVAILSNESHTVVGLGYNGRYPGSATEQRASQETGASQFTHGEINALLRARWEHGEKHTLYTSLEPCHDCALAILAARHINRVVYAQAYAGDGKRRRGAEILREAGVEVVAW; from the coding sequence ATGATTCATGACTTCATTCAGCACGACGCCGAAAAGCTGTTGCGGGCCCTGAAGCCCTTCTCCCGGACAGGCGACCCCGTTCCGGTCACCCCCCCGATGAGCCTGCTTCTGGCCGGGGTGCTGAACACGCCCGATCAGCTGCGCATCGTGGCCGCGATCACGCGGCTGCATCAACGGGGGTACCTCTACAGCCGGGATGCGAACCCCTGGTTCGACCCTTATGGCCTGCGAGGAGAACGGGCCGCGCTGGGCCTGGAACCCCTCAAGAAGGCCATGGAGGCCGCCTACCCGAATCCCACTCCGGCCCCCGCGCCCGAGGCCCCTTCACGGCCCTCCTGGGACGAAATGGGGCTGCGTACCGCGCAGCTGTGGAGCGAGCGCAGCGCCGACGACAAGTTCAAGGTGGGGGTCGCCATCCTGAGCAACGAGAGCCACACCGTGGTGGGTCTGGGCTACAACGGCCGCTACCCCGGCAGCGCGACGGAACAGCGGGCCTCGCAGGAGACCGGGGCCAGCCAGTTCACCCACGGCGAGATCAACGCCCTGCTGCGGGCCCGCTGGGAGCACGGCGAGAAACACACCCTCTACACCAGCCTGGAACCGTGTCACGACTGCGCCCTGGCGATCCTGGCCGCGAGGCACATCAACCGTGTCGTGTACGCCCAGGCCTACGCCGGGGACGGCAAGCGCCGCCGGGGCGCGGAGATTCTCCGGGAAGCCGGAGTGGAGGTGGTGGCGTGGTGA
- the brxL gene encoding protease Lon-related BREX system protein BrxL produces the protein MDDLSAQDLNGKLNATYPGKVVRKDLTARIKEGANVPIYVLEYLLGMYCATDDEATIEEGVSRVKKILAENYVRPDEAEKVKSRVKELGRYTVIDRVTAKLNEKADRYELELMNLGVTGVEVDAGTIRQNEKLLAGGIWCILGLEYDAGHKPTPFLLGSLKPIQMPSTDMDELRSGRAAFSRTEWLDALLRSVGMEPTVFAESVKWHLLARMIPLVENNYNAVELGPRSTGKSHVYKEISPNSILISGGQTTVANLFYNMARRQVGLVGLWDVVAFDEVAGIHFKDNDGIQIMKDYMNSGSFARGKAEITATASMVFVGNINQSVESLVKTSHLLAPFPPAMIDTAFFDRVHAYIPGWEIPKFRPESFTTQYGFIVDYLAEWVRELRKVSFADAIDAHFRLGNNLNQRDVRAVRKTTSGLLKLLHPDGQCGKEDVRDALVYALGVRRRVKEQLKKIGGMEFYDVHFSYLDLETLEEHFVTLPEQSSGALIPEGPLQAGHAHAVSPSDGGMLGLYRVELQTTPGSGKLVRTGTASASAVRDAVNIAFNYFKANSSRVSGSIHPDGSDYLLHLVDVQGNGAPEYISLALLISLCSAALGKPLQPQLVLLGQMTLGGTISPVENLAASLQLALDAGGRRVLLPMSSAADLATVPPELFSKFQVTFYSDPVDAVFKALGVQ, from the coding sequence CTACCCCGGCAAAGTGGTGCGCAAGGACCTCACCGCCCGGATCAAGGAGGGCGCGAACGTCCCCATCTACGTGCTGGAGTACCTGCTGGGCATGTACTGCGCGACCGACGATGAGGCGACCATCGAGGAAGGCGTCTCACGGGTCAAGAAGATTCTCGCGGAGAACTACGTCCGCCCCGACGAGGCCGAAAAGGTCAAGAGCCGGGTCAAGGAGCTGGGCCGCTATACCGTCATCGACCGCGTGACGGCCAAACTCAACGAGAAGGCCGACCGGTATGAACTCGAACTGATGAACCTGGGCGTCACAGGGGTGGAGGTCGACGCCGGAACCATCCGGCAGAACGAGAAGCTCCTCGCAGGCGGCATCTGGTGCATTCTCGGCCTCGAGTACGACGCGGGCCACAAGCCCACACCTTTCCTGCTGGGCAGCCTCAAGCCCATCCAGATGCCGTCGACCGACATGGACGAGCTGCGGTCCGGCCGCGCCGCCTTCTCACGGACCGAGTGGCTGGACGCCCTGCTGCGCTCGGTGGGTATGGAGCCGACTGTCTTTGCCGAGAGTGTCAAGTGGCACCTGCTCGCCCGGATGATTCCCCTGGTGGAAAACAACTACAACGCGGTCGAGCTTGGCCCCCGCTCCACCGGAAAGAGCCACGTCTACAAGGAGATCAGCCCCAACAGCATCCTGATCAGCGGTGGCCAGACCACCGTGGCCAACCTCTTCTACAACATGGCCCGCCGACAGGTCGGCCTGGTGGGGCTGTGGGACGTCGTCGCCTTCGATGAGGTGGCAGGGATTCACTTCAAGGACAACGACGGCATCCAGATCATGAAGGACTACATGAACTCGGGTTCCTTCGCGCGCGGGAAGGCCGAGATCACGGCCACCGCCAGCATGGTTTTTGTGGGCAACATCAACCAGAGTGTGGAGAGCCTGGTCAAGACCTCGCACCTGCTCGCGCCTTTCCCTCCGGCGATGATCGACACGGCCTTTTTTGACCGCGTCCATGCCTATATCCCCGGCTGGGAAATCCCCAAGTTCCGCCCCGAGAGCTTCACGACCCAGTACGGCTTCATCGTGGACTACCTCGCGGAGTGGGTGCGTGAATTGCGCAAGGTGTCCTTCGCAGACGCCATCGACGCGCACTTCCGGCTGGGCAACAACCTGAACCAGCGCGACGTGCGGGCGGTGCGCAAGACGACCTCCGGCCTGCTCAAGCTCCTGCACCCGGACGGTCAGTGCGGCAAGGAGGACGTCCGCGACGCCCTGGTGTACGCCTTGGGCGTGCGCCGCCGGGTCAAGGAACAGCTCAAGAAGATCGGCGGCATGGAGTTCTACGACGTGCACTTCAGCTACCTCGACCTAGAGACCCTCGAGGAACACTTCGTGACCCTGCCCGAGCAGTCGAGCGGCGCCCTGATTCCCGAGGGGCCCCTGCAGGCGGGCCACGCCCACGCGGTCAGCCCGTCGGACGGCGGCATGCTGGGCCTCTACCGGGTAGAACTCCAGACCACTCCCGGCAGCGGCAAGCTGGTTCGGACTGGCACGGCCAGCGCGTCGGCGGTCCGCGACGCGGTCAACATTGCCTTCAACTACTTCAAGGCAAATTCCAGTCGAGTCAGTGGCAGTATCCACCCCGACGGGTCGGACTACCTGCTGCACCTGGTGGACGTGCAGGGAAACGGCGCACCGGAGTACATCAGTCTGGCCCTCCTGATCTCGCTGTGTTCCGCCGCGCTGGGAAAGCCCCTCCAGCCGCAACTCGTGCTGCTGGGGCAGATGACGCTGGGCGGCACCATCAGTCCAGTGGAGAACCTCGCCGCGAGCCTGCAGTTGGCACTGGACGCCGGAGGAAGGCGGGTGCTGCTCCCCATGAGTTCCGCTGCCGACCTGGCCACCGTGCCCCCGGAACTCTTCTCCAAATTCCAGGTGACCTTTTACAGCGACCCGGTGGACGCGGTGTTCAAGGCGCTGGGCGTGCAGTGA
- a CDS encoding tubulin-like doman-containing protein yields MEVTKTLVIGLGSTGTRVANNLLRRLDWQYGAAGRAPWVEFMAIETNNNEPSPLRARGDFFPIGLDARIYGQILQDPQSYRKINLESWADMTTLRKLKDTEGGAGNIRMIGRLTFMTDPNFTTIKRALQDRINRLRKLQSSEAQERRGPLHDGSNPTLSFASGGEIRVFVVGTLCGGTGSGLLPDFGYFVKSLPLKETEKVIGIFTLPHENLTSVTASNADRLKKNAYHALLELNHYHQSQGGQLTPIQYPDGTQANMGLEPYDLPYLVSPSAPSKTAEAELNELVADRIFINIISPESDPYSTAVDAPQPDRDHQAHVFSTFGLSVVEFPAAQIAEAAAKKLLLGALKEWHAHKPDRVSDLTTAIGTDWGSLVPAYLQQPPEDWQKEVTAAVNSELGAAKLDFGKLDRSLASLRQAVAPDGALSDQLRARRDQVTERIYQAFSDHAAEVLLDRTRGPRVLAAEVEYLLEGLQGLHEAARANTAVSQAEAADAWDKVETQVGRLKAEVGRVSFLNKNRSKIEAAQNDLRSAMRAFAKIQMESALYASIQTHRKYGEIDFGVAEHLQRLLQQVQSNLSSLDSRITAVKNRLAADVEAKSATLPPVNGLVLFEPRTTVQEEYARALEAGKTSSVQHLDNIEARHFEELIRGWTDLPGVVVPSSRQLERTWISAPFDPRGEHLLPAETMSRLLSQASRPFSAVLAQENVVERVSRERELRPTLDGQLHNAAERARPFLHLNKQKAVEGNRSPIMERESVFIPADTNPMSVAAFKGVVANVFSSTNGRDAVSADPTRALFLQEYFRFPLRGLDQVLGSGGLHSAECQDFPTFHTRRDVQWYGLSRREAQLLEDAEEALIIGVLLGELTIRNGIVMPWTPTGFGDRDFRRLPINLAEAARVLARGEQDQDGFSLLGALPTLQARIDHHWKRPELDPAQSSQEFVQQLQTRLGEFYRQGRAGQIQGWGDQAWAGERLSKFTAKHTSLHEATMLLYPPPAATVNALTLRKDQQGRWGGYAPKDGLYCPQCGGLVGEDVQDAARNGWRCFTDSSHYYGPGAA; encoded by the coding sequence ATGGAAGTCACCAAAACCCTCGTCATCGGCCTCGGCAGCACGGGAACCCGTGTGGCCAACAACCTGCTGCGCCGCCTGGACTGGCAGTACGGTGCGGCCGGCCGCGCCCCCTGGGTGGAGTTCATGGCCATCGAGACCAACAACAACGAGCCTTCGCCGCTGCGTGCTCGCGGCGACTTCTTCCCGATCGGCCTGGACGCCCGAATCTACGGTCAGATCCTGCAAGACCCCCAGAGCTACCGCAAGATCAACCTCGAGAGCTGGGCGGACATGACCACCCTGCGCAAGCTCAAGGACACCGAGGGCGGTGCGGGCAACATCCGCATGATCGGGCGGCTCACCTTCATGACCGACCCCAACTTCACCACCATCAAGCGGGCCCTGCAAGACCGGATCAACCGCCTGCGCAAGCTGCAGAGCAGCGAGGCCCAGGAGCGGCGCGGCCCCCTGCATGACGGTTCCAACCCCACCCTCAGCTTCGCGTCGGGTGGCGAAATCCGCGTGTTTGTCGTGGGCACGCTCTGCGGCGGTACCGGAAGCGGACTGCTCCCCGATTTCGGGTATTTCGTGAAGTCTCTTCCCCTGAAGGAGACCGAGAAGGTCATCGGCATCTTTACGCTGCCGCACGAGAACCTGACCTCGGTGACCGCTTCGAACGCCGACCGCTTGAAGAAAAATGCGTACCACGCCCTGCTCGAACTCAACCACTACCACCAGAGCCAGGGTGGACAGTTGACGCCCATCCAGTACCCCGATGGAACCCAGGCCAACATGGGGCTTGAGCCGTATGACCTGCCCTACCTCGTCAGCCCGTCGGCGCCGTCGAAGACGGCTGAGGCGGAACTGAACGAGCTGGTGGCCGACCGCATCTTTATCAACATCATCAGTCCGGAGTCCGACCCCTACAGCACTGCAGTGGATGCACCGCAACCCGACCGGGATCACCAGGCGCACGTCTTCTCCACCTTCGGGCTGTCGGTCGTGGAGTTTCCCGCGGCGCAGATTGCGGAAGCGGCGGCCAAGAAGCTGCTGCTCGGGGCCCTGAAGGAATGGCATGCCCACAAACCCGACCGGGTCAGTGACCTCACCACGGCGATCGGGACCGACTGGGGCAGCCTGGTGCCTGCCTATCTGCAGCAGCCGCCCGAGGACTGGCAGAAGGAAGTGACCGCCGCCGTGAACAGCGAACTCGGCGCGGCCAAACTGGACTTCGGCAAGCTCGACCGGTCGCTGGCCTCGCTGCGGCAGGCGGTGGCGCCGGACGGGGCGCTCTCCGACCAGCTCCGGGCCCGGCGGGATCAGGTTACCGAGCGCATCTATCAGGCCTTCTCGGATCATGCGGCCGAGGTGCTGCTCGACCGCACGCGTGGCCCACGGGTTCTGGCGGCCGAGGTCGAATACCTGCTGGAAGGCCTGCAAGGCCTGCATGAAGCTGCCCGCGCGAACACGGCCGTCTCACAGGCCGAGGCCGCCGACGCCTGGGACAAGGTGGAGACGCAGGTGGGGCGGCTCAAGGCCGAGGTGGGGCGCGTCAGCTTCCTGAACAAGAACCGCAGCAAGATCGAGGCTGCGCAAAACGACCTGCGGTCGGCCATGCGGGCCTTCGCCAAGATTCAGATGGAGTCGGCGCTCTACGCCAGCATCCAGACCCACCGCAAGTACGGTGAGATCGATTTCGGTGTGGCCGAACATCTGCAGCGCCTGCTGCAGCAGGTGCAGAGCAACCTCAGCAGCCTCGACAGCCGCATCACGGCGGTCAAAAACAGGCTCGCTGCCGATGTTGAGGCCAAATCCGCGACCCTCCCGCCGGTGAACGGTCTGGTGCTGTTCGAGCCGCGCACGACCGTGCAGGAGGAATACGCCCGCGCCCTGGAAGCCGGGAAGACCAGCAGCGTGCAGCACCTTGACAACATCGAAGCGCGGCATTTCGAGGAGTTGATCCGCGGCTGGACGGATCTGCCCGGCGTGGTCGTGCCGTCCTCACGGCAACTCGAACGCACCTGGATCAGCGCGCCCTTCGACCCGCGCGGCGAGCACCTGCTGCCAGCCGAGACCATGAGCCGGCTGCTGTCTCAGGCATCGCGCCCCTTCAGCGCTGTGCTGGCCCAGGAAAATGTGGTGGAACGGGTGAGCCGCGAACGCGAGCTGCGCCCCACCCTTGATGGGCAACTCCACAACGCCGCCGAGCGGGCACGGCCCTTCCTGCACCTCAACAAGCAAAAGGCCGTGGAGGGCAACCGCAGCCCGATCATGGAGCGGGAGTCGGTGTTCATCCCCGCTGACACGAACCCCATGAGCGTTGCAGCGTTCAAGGGCGTCGTGGCCAATGTCTTTTCCAGCACCAACGGGCGCGACGCCGTCTCGGCGGACCCCACCCGGGCACTGTTCTTGCAGGAGTACTTCCGGTTTCCGCTGCGCGGCCTCGACCAGGTGCTGGGCTCTGGCGGCCTGCACAGCGCCGAGTGTCAGGACTTCCCGACCTTCCACACCCGCCGGGACGTGCAGTGGTACGGCCTCTCCCGCCGCGAGGCCCAGCTGCTCGAGGACGCCGAAGAAGCCCTGATCATCGGGGTGCTGCTCGGCGAACTCACCATTCGCAACGGCATCGTGATGCCCTGGACACCCACCGGCTTTGGTGACCGTGATTTCCGGCGCCTTCCCATCAACCTCGCGGAAGCTGCACGGGTGCTGGCCCGCGGTGAGCAGGATCAGGACGGCTTCTCGCTGCTCGGCGCTCTGCCGACCCTCCAGGCCCGCATTGACCATCACTGGAAGCGGCCAGAGCTCGACCCCGCCCAGAGCAGCCAGGAGTTCGTGCAGCAGCTCCAGACCCGCCTGGGTGAGTTTTACCGTCAGGGTCGTGCCGGTCAGATTCAGGGCTGGGGCGATCAGGCCTGGGCGGGCGAGCGGCTCTCCAAGTTCACTGCCAAACACACCTCTTTGCACGAGGCGACCATGTTGCTGTACCCGCCGCCTGCCGCGACGGTCAATGCCCTCACCCTGCGCAAGGACCAGCAGGGGCGCTGGGGTGGGTACGCCCCGAAAGACGGCCTCTACTGCCCGCAGTGTGGGGGTCTGGTCGGCGAGGACGTGCAGGACGCGGCCCGTAACGGCTGGCGCTGCTTTACGGATTCGTCGCACTACTACGGGCCGGGGGCTGCTTGA
- a CDS encoding AAA family ATPase, translated as MSEVSATTGFLSLVMEAAGQGLGVREALQDILGRVSPEMFQGEERRYAESARKLLDLRQMPTPFAIAKDCGASPMELARLKLAGAGLYGDLAAAAEGVRTQYHQRRLQEGLTAALAAAQKGQLDLAQTLTQELAEQALLGEAMSLEDYHDFDPEAAPEPRHLQTTLATLNEDLGGGLAAGGALCLSLVAAPSGVGKSTFAFQQVARWLTEDPHWVLYCSGEMPAGYVFDQVTRLVARQSEDQRRYRLPVHHRAFVRAAEQVKARVGQGRFTVYDGDLSPEAVLELARRKQKELTAARLSGQATEDARLVVIVDNWDNLFTSYEFGELREDQVFGRWMQRFQRQAAEYGYHHMNLSQTSGEAEDMKEPAHAHQMQGSRKLHSKASHVITLYRPRDSGAVERALRESGGEPPPWAHPMIGVRKARGGGRTGVRRYRLDEKTGAWRDAEAVPEF; from the coding sequence ATGAGCGAGGTGTCCGCCACCACCGGCTTTCTCTCGCTGGTCATGGAAGCCGCCGGGCAGGGTCTGGGCGTGCGCGAGGCGCTGCAGGACATCCTCGGCCGGGTCTCCCCGGAGATGTTCCAGGGCGAGGAGCGCCGCTACGCCGAGTCGGCCAGGAAGCTGCTCGACCTGCGCCAGATGCCCACCCCCTTCGCCATCGCCAAGGACTGCGGCGCCTCGCCGATGGAGCTGGCCCGGCTGAAGCTCGCCGGGGCCGGGCTCTACGGCGACCTCGCGGCGGCGGCCGAGGGGGTCCGCACCCAGTATCACCAGCGGCGCTTGCAAGAGGGGCTCACGGCGGCGCTGGCAGCCGCCCAGAAGGGGCAGCTGGACCTCGCCCAGACCCTGACCCAGGAGCTGGCCGAGCAGGCCCTTCTGGGCGAAGCCATGAGCCTGGAGGACTACCACGACTTCGACCCCGAGGCCGCGCCCGAGCCCCGCCACCTGCAGACCACCCTGGCCACGCTGAACGAGGACCTGGGCGGCGGCCTCGCGGCGGGCGGAGCGCTGTGCCTGAGCCTCGTCGCCGCCCCCTCGGGGGTGGGCAAGTCCACCTTCGCCTTCCAGCAGGTCGCCCGCTGGCTGACCGAGGACCCCCACTGGGTGCTGTACTGCTCGGGGGAGATGCCTGCGGGCTACGTGTTCGACCAGGTGACCCGCCTGGTGGCCCGGCAGTCCGAGGACCAGCGCCGCTACCGCCTCCCGGTGCATCACAGGGCCTTCGTGCGGGCGGCCGAGCAGGTCAAGGCCCGCGTGGGGCAGGGCCGCTTCACGGTCTACGACGGCGACCTCAGTCCCGAGGCGGTGCTGGAACTCGCCCGCCGCAAGCAAAAGGAACTCACCGCCGCCCGGCTCTCGGGGCAGGCGACCGAGGACGCCCGGCTGGTGGTGATCGTGGACAACTGGGACAACCTGTTCACCAGCTACGAGTTCGGCGAGCTGCGTGAGGACCAGGTGTTCGGGCGCTGGATGCAGCGCTTTCAGCGTCAGGCCGCCGAGTACGGCTACCACCACATGAACCTCTCGCAGACCAGCGGCGAGGCCGAGGATATGAAGGAGCCCGCCCACGCCCACCAGATGCAGGGGTCCAGAAAGCTGCACTCCAAGGCCTCGCACGTGATCACCCTCTACCGCCCGCGCGACTCGGGCGCGGTGGAGCGGGCCCTGCGCGAGAGCGGCGGGGAGCCGCCTCCCTGGGCGCATCCCATGATCGGGGTCCGCAAGGCCCGCGGCGGGGGACGCACCGGAGTGAGGCGCTACCGCCTCGACGAGAAGACCGGAGCCTGGCGGGACGCCGAGGCCGTGCCCGAGTTCTAG
- a CDS encoding ATP-binding protein → MTAPVETDHPNPLLRPVFEAKCYVCGAPPLLWKPDLGQGTFEEAFDCECQYTHPGAYSDGLGKARHLYKLRWRMMTRLGRDYREMARREYDFTPENADVIQAMLTLGERSQVFLHGAAGRGKSHLAIKAAVALFNQGVSVEYWPEQAFFDDARQYAVSDAAFKTKPGRSGDVLLIDDLGKSRPTEYAAQMLYDVLEFRVSNNLGFILTSNHAPGEAAGRMVLDAANAGAVESRLRAGRVLELTGDDRRGGRA, encoded by the coding sequence ATGACCGCACCCGTGGAAACCGACCATCCCAATCCGCTGCTGCGCCCGGTGTTCGAGGCGAAGTGCTACGTCTGCGGCGCGCCGCCCCTGCTGTGGAAGCCCGACCTGGGGCAGGGCACCTTCGAGGAGGCCTTTGACTGCGAGTGCCAGTACACCCACCCCGGCGCCTACTCGGACGGGCTGGGCAAGGCCCGGCACCTGTACAAGCTGCGCTGGCGGATGATGACCCGCCTGGGCCGGGACTACCGCGAGATGGCGCGGCGCGAGTACGACTTCACGCCCGAAAACGCCGACGTGATCCAGGCCATGCTGACCCTCGGCGAGCGCAGCCAGGTGTTCTTGCACGGGGCCGCCGGGCGCGGGAAAAGCCACCTCGCCATCAAGGCCGCCGTGGCGCTGTTCAACCAGGGCGTCAGCGTCGAATACTGGCCCGAGCAGGCCTTTTTCGACGACGCCCGCCAGTACGCCGTGTCGGACGCCGCCTTCAAGACCAAGCCGGGGCGGTCGGGCGACGTGCTCCTGATCGACGACCTGGGCAAGTCGCGCCCCACCGAGTACGCCGCGCAGATGCTCTACGACGTGCTGGAGTTCCGGGTCTCGAACAACCTGGGCTTCATCCTCACCAGCAACCACGCGCCTGGAGAGGCCGCCGGGCGCATGGTGCTGGACGCCGCCAACGCGGGCGCGGTGGAATCGCGCCTGCGCGCCGGGCGGGTCCTGGAACTCACGGGTGACGACCGCCGGGGAGGCCGGGCATGA